The following proteins are encoded in a genomic region of Bombus pyrosoma isolate SC7728 linkage group LG1, ASM1482585v1, whole genome shotgun sequence:
- the LOC122570711 gene encoding NPC intracellular cholesterol transporter 1-like isoform X1 codes for MEIEERIVRKRSFRSFLQRIPQRLSEVVEHFFYRLGLRIARRPLKWIIGSTVIVLISLSGLYFFHQEKNPVKLWVPQDSDFVRDTEWMFEQFEQGLRMENMILTADDVLEPEVLARLNGITKEVISVQTSNQIAWTDVCFKVPVISGIVHRKKRSDQLLTDDFFEIEPDKQINNTVFEPAVHVNPELYCNVVNNLPKACLLSSILDIWEYDTNVILHKTKEDIIKDINTIKISPTLGHPLNFTELLGGITRDEEGKIISATAVRTQWAVNVNFSKVDMNNFGNDVGTADWATDDVLQWELSYLDILHENARILNNEKNVNNTLAIWYDAGRSFGDVTFVTMFGNIGILSIGFILMFFYVLVIFSDYNWVGWRVYLTIGGLLCVGGAFIASISVCSALGISYGPVHTSLPFMLLALGIDDNFLIMASWKEIHTHKLNQNKPLEERIALMLGHAGSAIIITSLTDVVAFIIGASTILPSLQSFCIYAAVGVLLTFLFQVTFYIAFFTVDARRIENKRNSILPCIVHENFVQKFTSPQEELPAKLINKLYSNIILTKPGKIMIVLITIVTVSAGIMGTLKLEQWFDPGWFIPSHSYLSKYIDVRRTQYPEHGYEAMILMGDFNYTAEFPKLINLAERFGNLSTIQSINSWPSDFVKFVLEYFQKDLRYEILEDVEFRKYLSKFLFSRNGGKYQRNFRFEKSLTCGESTAPILVATIDFTFKRFYGPHQWIPAMDESKQVAHDAGVNGFVTVWSEVFSLWVTDKLIAQEVQRNVFLALICVMGMTGLLIAELQTCFWIFLCVLLTLLNVCGFMYFWGLTIDIASCIGLELGIGLCVDYAAHVAHAFINAASVSGNEDRTKRAHIAVRYIGAAVAYGAGSTLLALSMMVFSDSYVFHAFLKIFVLVILFGLWHGLFLLPVILSTIGPGSLRLHKEPESPEKVEDTDDTVTSPLNKETES; via the exons ATGGAGATAGAAGAGAGAATAGTTCGTAAACGGTCTTTTCGAAGCTTTCTGCAACGCATACCACAGCGTTTGTCAGAAGTGGTGGAACATTTTTTCTATAG ACTCGGGTTGCGAATTGCTCGACGACCGTTGAAATGGATAATTGGAAGTACTGTGAtagttttaatttctctttctggcttatatttttttcatcaaGAAAAAAATCCTGTGAAATTATGGGTTCCACAGGACTCTGACTTTGTTCGTGACACAGAATGGATGTTCGAACAATTTGAACAGGGTTTGAGAATGGAGAATATGATATTAACTGCTGATGATGTATTAGAACCAGAAGTTCTTGCAAGA CTAAATGGAATAACAAAGGAGGTTATTTCTGTACAAACTTCTAATCAAATTGCATGGACAGATGTATGTTTCAA AGTACCTGTCATATCAGGTATTGTACATAGAAAAAAGCGCAGCGATCAACTGCTGACTGatgatttctttgaaattgaaCCAgacaaacaaattaataacacTGTATTCGAACCTGCAGTTCATGTTAATCCTGAGCTCTATTGTAATGTAGTAAACAATTTGCCAAAAGCTTGCCTTTTAAGCAGTATCTTGGATATATGGGAATATGACACTAATGTGATTCTCCATAAAACTAAGGAGGatattattaaagatataaataccATAAAAATTAGTCCCACATTGGGCCATCCACtaaattttacagaattattGGGTGGTATAACAAGAGATGAAGAGGGTAAAATTATCTCAGCCACAGCAGTAAGAACACAATGGGCAGTTAATGTAAACTTTTCAAAAGTGGATATGAATAATTTTGGCAACGATGTTGGAACAGCTGATTGG gCAACAGATGATGTATTACAGTGGGAGCTATCCTATTTGGATATATTGCACGAAAAtgcaagaattttaaataatgaaaaaaatgtaaataatacattagCTATCTGGTATGATGCTGGTAGAAGCTTTGGTGATGTTACATTTGTAACAATGTTCGGAAATATTGGTATATTATCAATAGGAttcattttaatgtttttctaCGTTCTAGTCATATTCTCGGATTACAATTGGGTGGGATGGAGA GTCTATCTCACAATTGGCGGTCTTTTGTGTGTGGGTGGTGCTTTTATAGCTTCAATCAGTGTGTGCTCTGCTCTTGGGATTTCGTATGGACCTGTGCATACTTCTTTACCTTTTATGTTGTTGGCTCTTGGAATAgacgataattttttaataatggcATCTTGGAAAGAAATACATACACACAAGTTGAATCAAAATAAGCCACTAGAAGAAAGAATAGCTTTAATGTTAGGACATGCAGGCTCggctattattattacttctCTTACTGACGTTGTTGCCTTTATTATCGGTGCATCCACA ATATTGCCATCCCTTCAATCATTCTGTATTTACGCGGCGGTTGGAGTGCTACTGacgtttttatttcaagtCACGTTTTACATTGCCTTTTTTACCGTCGATGCCCGACGAAtcgagaataaaagaaattcgatacTACCTTGCATCGTTCATGAAAACTTTGTACAGAAATTCACTAGTCCGCAAGAAGAACTTCCCGCCaagttgataaataaattatattcaaatataattctaaCAAAACCCGGAAAGATAATGATAgtattaataacaatagttACAGTATCGGCTGGAATTATGGGTACATTAAAATTGGAACAATGGTTTGACCCAGGCTGGTTTATACCAAGCCATTCGTATCTAAGTAAATATATTGACGTACGGCGCACTCAATATCCCGAACATGGTTACGAAGCAATGATTCTTATGggagattttaattataccGCCGAGTTTCCAAAGCTAATAAATTTGGCTGAgagatttggaaatttatcaacgatacaaagtataaattcTTGGCCCAGTGATTTTGTCAAATTTgtcttggaatattttcaaaaag atTTAAGATATGAAATACTAGAAGACGTGGAATTCCGAAAATATCTATCCAAGTTCCTATTTAGTCGAAATGGAGGCAAATATCAACGGAACTTTCGTTTTGAAAAAAGTTTAACGTGCGGTGAAAGTACTGCACCGATTTTAGTAGCTACTATAGATTTTACCTTTAAACGATTCTATGGTCCTCATCAATGGATCCCGGCGATGGATGAAAGTAAACAGGTGGCACATGATGCTGGAGTCAATGGTTTCGTCACAGTCTGGAGCGAAGTATTCAGCTTGTGGGTCACTGACAAACTAATCGCTCAAGAAGTTCAGCGTAATGTTTTCTTGGCTTTGATTTGTGTCATGGGAATGACAGGGTTACTGATCGCTGAGCTGCAGACATGTTTCTGGATCTTTTTATGCGTACTTCTTACACTTTTGAATGTTTGCGGATTCATGTACTTTTGGGGTTTGACAATAGATATTGCATCTTGCATTG GTTTGGAATTGGGCATTGGATTATGTGTGGATTACGCTGCTCACGTTGCACATGCATTTATAAATGCTGCGAGTGTAAGCGGAAATGAAGATCGCACAAAAAGAGCACATATCGCGGTGAGGTACATTGGAGCAGCGGTTGCATACGGTGCTGGCTCGACGTTACTTGCACTTTCCATGATGGTATTCTCGGACAGTTATGTGTTCCATGcgtttttaaagatttttgtTTTGGTAATATTGTTTGGTCTCTGGCACGGATTATTTCTTCTGCCTGTTATATTAAGCACTATTGGACCAGGAAGTCTACGATTACACAAAGAACCAGAATCTCCAGAGAAGGTGGAGGATACAGACGACACCGTTACTAGTCCCCTAAATAAAGAGACGGAGAGTTAA
- the LOC122570711 gene encoding NPC intracellular cholesterol transporter 1-like isoform X2 gives MYVSSKHSSVHVIEQALFYGYYKICQKPKLISLCLMNRVPVISGIVHRKKRSDQLLTDDFFEIEPDKQINNTVFEPAVHVNPELYCNVVNNLPKACLLSSILDIWEYDTNVILHKTKEDIIKDINTIKISPTLGHPLNFTELLGGITRDEEGKIISATAVRTQWAVNVNFSKVDMNNFGNDVGTADWATDDVLQWELSYLDILHENARILNNEKNVNNTLAIWYDAGRSFGDVTFVTMFGNIGILSIGFILMFFYVLVIFSDYNWVGWRVYLTIGGLLCVGGAFIASISVCSALGISYGPVHTSLPFMLLALGIDDNFLIMASWKEIHTHKLNQNKPLEERIALMLGHAGSAIIITSLTDVVAFIIGASTILPSLQSFCIYAAVGVLLTFLFQVTFYIAFFTVDARRIENKRNSILPCIVHENFVQKFTSPQEELPAKLINKLYSNIILTKPGKIMIVLITIVTVSAGIMGTLKLEQWFDPGWFIPSHSYLSKYIDVRRTQYPEHGYEAMILMGDFNYTAEFPKLINLAERFGNLSTIQSINSWPSDFVKFVLEYFQKDLRYEILEDVEFRKYLSKFLFSRNGGKYQRNFRFEKSLTCGESTAPILVATIDFTFKRFYGPHQWIPAMDESKQVAHDAGVNGFVTVWSEVFSLWVTDKLIAQEVQRNVFLALICVMGMTGLLIAELQTCFWIFLCVLLTLLNVCGFMYFWGLTIDIASCIGLELGIGLCVDYAAHVAHAFINAASVSGNEDRTKRAHIAVRYIGAAVAYGAGSTLLALSMMVFSDSYVFHAFLKIFVLVILFGLWHGLFLLPVILSTIGPGSLRLHKEPESPEKVEDTDDTVTSPLNKETES, from the exons ATGTATGTTTCAAGTAAGCATTCTTCTGTGCATGTTATTGAACAAGCTTTATTTTATGGATACTATAAGATTTGCCAAAAACCAAAACTAATTTCTCTTTGTTTAATGAATAGAGTACCTGTCATATCAGGTATTGTACATAGAAAAAAGCGCAGCGATCAACTGCTGACTGatgatttctttgaaattgaaCCAgacaaacaaattaataacacTGTATTCGAACCTGCAGTTCATGTTAATCCTGAGCTCTATTGTAATGTAGTAAACAATTTGCCAAAAGCTTGCCTTTTAAGCAGTATCTTGGATATATGGGAATATGACACTAATGTGATTCTCCATAAAACTAAGGAGGatattattaaagatataaataccATAAAAATTAGTCCCACATTGGGCCATCCACtaaattttacagaattattGGGTGGTATAACAAGAGATGAAGAGGGTAAAATTATCTCAGCCACAGCAGTAAGAACACAATGGGCAGTTAATGTAAACTTTTCAAAAGTGGATATGAATAATTTTGGCAACGATGTTGGAACAGCTGATTGG gCAACAGATGATGTATTACAGTGGGAGCTATCCTATTTGGATATATTGCACGAAAAtgcaagaattttaaataatgaaaaaaatgtaaataatacattagCTATCTGGTATGATGCTGGTAGAAGCTTTGGTGATGTTACATTTGTAACAATGTTCGGAAATATTGGTATATTATCAATAGGAttcattttaatgtttttctaCGTTCTAGTCATATTCTCGGATTACAATTGGGTGGGATGGAGA GTCTATCTCACAATTGGCGGTCTTTTGTGTGTGGGTGGTGCTTTTATAGCTTCAATCAGTGTGTGCTCTGCTCTTGGGATTTCGTATGGACCTGTGCATACTTCTTTACCTTTTATGTTGTTGGCTCTTGGAATAgacgataattttttaataatggcATCTTGGAAAGAAATACATACACACAAGTTGAATCAAAATAAGCCACTAGAAGAAAGAATAGCTTTAATGTTAGGACATGCAGGCTCggctattattattacttctCTTACTGACGTTGTTGCCTTTATTATCGGTGCATCCACA ATATTGCCATCCCTTCAATCATTCTGTATTTACGCGGCGGTTGGAGTGCTACTGacgtttttatttcaagtCACGTTTTACATTGCCTTTTTTACCGTCGATGCCCGACGAAtcgagaataaaagaaattcgatacTACCTTGCATCGTTCATGAAAACTTTGTACAGAAATTCACTAGTCCGCAAGAAGAACTTCCCGCCaagttgataaataaattatattcaaatataattctaaCAAAACCCGGAAAGATAATGATAgtattaataacaatagttACAGTATCGGCTGGAATTATGGGTACATTAAAATTGGAACAATGGTTTGACCCAGGCTGGTTTATACCAAGCCATTCGTATCTAAGTAAATATATTGACGTACGGCGCACTCAATATCCCGAACATGGTTACGAAGCAATGATTCTTATGggagattttaattataccGCCGAGTTTCCAAAGCTAATAAATTTGGCTGAgagatttggaaatttatcaacgatacaaagtataaattcTTGGCCCAGTGATTTTGTCAAATTTgtcttggaatattttcaaaaag atTTAAGATATGAAATACTAGAAGACGTGGAATTCCGAAAATATCTATCCAAGTTCCTATTTAGTCGAAATGGAGGCAAATATCAACGGAACTTTCGTTTTGAAAAAAGTTTAACGTGCGGTGAAAGTACTGCACCGATTTTAGTAGCTACTATAGATTTTACCTTTAAACGATTCTATGGTCCTCATCAATGGATCCCGGCGATGGATGAAAGTAAACAGGTGGCACATGATGCTGGAGTCAATGGTTTCGTCACAGTCTGGAGCGAAGTATTCAGCTTGTGGGTCACTGACAAACTAATCGCTCAAGAAGTTCAGCGTAATGTTTTCTTGGCTTTGATTTGTGTCATGGGAATGACAGGGTTACTGATCGCTGAGCTGCAGACATGTTTCTGGATCTTTTTATGCGTACTTCTTACACTTTTGAATGTTTGCGGATTCATGTACTTTTGGGGTTTGACAATAGATATTGCATCTTGCATTG GTTTGGAATTGGGCATTGGATTATGTGTGGATTACGCTGCTCACGTTGCACATGCATTTATAAATGCTGCGAGTGTAAGCGGAAATGAAGATCGCACAAAAAGAGCACATATCGCGGTGAGGTACATTGGAGCAGCGGTTGCATACGGTGCTGGCTCGACGTTACTTGCACTTTCCATGATGGTATTCTCGGACAGTTATGTGTTCCATGcgtttttaaagatttttgtTTTGGTAATATTGTTTGGTCTCTGGCACGGATTATTTCTTCTGCCTGTTATATTAAGCACTATTGGACCAGGAAGTCTACGATTACACAAAGAACCAGAATCTCCAGAGAAGGTGGAGGATACAGACGACACCGTTACTAGTCCCCTAAATAAAGAGACGGAGAGTTAA